Below is a window of Chryseobacterium arthrosphaerae DNA.
ATTTCTCTCTCAGCTTCTGAAGAATCACATGCTCAGATTTCCAGTCGACCCCGATTTTCAGTTTAATACAGTGAAATCCTTTTTCCAGTTTATCCTGAATCTGTTCTTCCATATAGCCGACGTCTCCCATCCAGATCAGTCCGTTGATCATAATGGCCGATTTACCTTCCGTAAATTCACTGGGGAAATATAAATTCCCACCATATTTCAGATTCAGAACGGCCTGTTCGTAACCAAACCACAAAGACGGGAATTCTTTTAACTCCTCTTTTAAATAGGAAGGATCTTTTTCAATATTTTCACAAAGCCATTTCAGCTTTTCTTCATAATCCGGCCTGTCATCATAGCTTAAGCCTCTGAAGATCGCACATTCCCCTACTCCTTTTTTGCCGTTTTCAGCAATCTCCAGAATAAAGGTTTCCTTATCAAGCAAAACGCCTCGAGATGTTCCACTCGGGCGTTTGAATTCTAACAGATATTTTAAATAATTTGCTTCCATTTATTTTACACTGTCGATACGCATAAATTCTTCTGCCTTTTCTACCATATCAACACTTCCGCAGAAGAACGGAATTCTCTGATGAAGTTCTGTAGGCTCTACTTCCAGGATTCTTCTGAAACCGTCTGTGGCCTTTCCTCCGGCCTGTTCTGCAAGGAATGCCATTGGATTACATTCGTATAACAATCTTAATTTACCGTTCGGAGCCTGGGAATATGAAGGATAGATATAGATTCCTCCCTTCAGCATATTCCTGTGAAAATCGGCAACCAGAGAACCGATGTATCTTGAAGTATAAGGACGATCCCCTTCTTCCATCTGGCAATACTTAAGGTAATTTTTTACTCCCTGAGGAAATTTGATATAATTTCCTTCGTTGATGGAATAAATCTTACCTGTTTTTGGGAAGGTCATATTCGGGTGTGAAAGGTAATAAGTACCAAGAGAAGGATCCAGTGTAAATCCGTTTACTCCGTTTCCTGTAGTATATACGATCATTGTGGAAGATCCGTAAATAACATATCCTGCTGCAATCTGGTTGATCCCTTTTTGTAGGAAGTCTTCCAGTTTAACAGGAGTTCCCGGTTCAGTTACTCTTCTGTAAATAGAGAAAATAGTTCCTACGGAAACATTCACGTCGATATTGGAAGATCCGTCCAAAGGATCAATCAATACCACATATTTACTTAAATGACCATTTTCACCGCATTTGATATCGATAAAATCATCATTTTCTTCAGATGCAATACCACAAACAACCTCTCTTTGAGACAAAGCCGTAATAAAAATTTCATTAGCGATCACATCCAGTTTCTGCTGTTCCTCACCCTGAATATTCTGGTTTCCCGCAGCGCCTGTTATATCTACAATTCCTGCTTTATTTACTTCTCTGTTTACCACTTTAGAAGCCAGTCTTATTGCACTGAGAAGACGGGAAAATTCACCTGTGGAATACTGAAAATCGTCCTGCTTATCAATAAGAAACTCTCCTAAAGTCTGTAATGGCTGATTTGACATATTTTTCTTTTTACTTTTCCCCCAAATTTCGGAAAATTTATTGCATTAAGAAAATTTAATTACAAAACAGGTTACTCACTGTATTTCAGCGAAGTATCATTCAAACACAACATAATATTAAGCAGTTACATGCAATTCAACGTCCAGATTTGCTATTCCGGAGGCGCAAAAAAACCGGATTATTTCATGAATTGTTGATTTTAAGGAAATCTTAATTCTATCGGGCTGCCAGGCTATTTCATATCTCGTTGTAAATTTATAATTTTGACGTCCGTAAAAAACTCATGTAATTTTTTATCTAACAATTTTATTTTTAACAATTTAATGAAAATTTTCAAGTTTGGTGGAGCGTCTGTAAAAGACGCCGAGAGTGTGAAAAATGTGTCCATGGTTCTAAAAAGCCAGGGATTTGCCAAATGTTTGCTGGTGATTTCAGCAATGGGCAAGACGACAAATGAGTTGGAAAAAGTTGTAGAACTTTATTTCAAAAAAGATAACTATCAAGCTGAGATTGAAAAGATAAAACGAAAACACATTGAGATTGCGGAAGGTCTTTTTCCTGAGAATCATGCGGTTTTTGCTGAAATCAATCTCTTCTTTGATGATATCGATTCTTTTTTAAGAAGAAATAAATCTCCTAATTACGACTTCGTGTATGATCAGGTGGTGAGCTGCGGAGAAATGATTTCCACAAAAATTGTAAGCGAGTACCTGAATGAAATTCAGTTTACCAACCAGTGGCTGGATGCCAGGGATTATATCAAAACAGATAACTCATACAGGGAAGGTACGGTAGACTGGACGAGAACTGAAGAATTCATCAAAAATCTTAATCCGGAAATCTGCTATGTTACCCAGGGCTTCATTGGTTCTGATGACAATAATTTTACGGTAACATTAGGACGAGAGGGATCTGATTATTCTGCAGCTATTTTCGCGTATTGCCTGAATGCTGAAGCGATGACAATCTGGAAAGATGTACCCGGGGTGATGACAGGAGATCCGAGAAAATTTGAGGATGTATCCCTTCTTTCAAATATTTCTTATGAAGAGGCGATCGAAATGGCTTATTACGGAGCAAGTGTAATTCACCCGAAAACATTACAGCCTTTACAGCAAAAAAACATTCCTTTTTATGTAAAATCTTTCGTAGATCCTACCAAAGAAGGAACAAAAGTAGGTGCTTCAGACAAGAACCAACATGAGGAGTCTTATATTTTAAAAGAAAACCAGGCTTTACTGAAAATTTCCACAAGGGATTTCTCTTTCATTGCGGAAGATCATATGAGCTTGATTTTCGGGTATCTGTCTAAATATAAGATCAAGGTTTCCCTGATGCAGAACTCTGCTATATCACTGGCATTGTGCCTGGAAGATAAATTTAATCAACTTGAAGAACTTAATGAAGAGCTTCAAAAAATTTTTAAAACCGAAGCAATTAAAAATGTATCTTTATTCACAGTAAGAAATGCGAAGATGGATCACATTGACAGATTTTACCAGGAAAAAAATGTATTATTGGAACAAATTTCCAAGAATACACTTCAAATGGTAACACAATAATATTAATTGCGACTAAACACACATGAGTTTAATTTCGAAAAACGATCTGATCAAAGCTTCCGGCTTAAGTAAAATCGGGTTCCTCAAGAACCCGGTAGCATCTGCTGTGATGAGCATTGCTAAAATAAATGAAGTAAATAAATTATACGATAAATTAAAAGACAAGGAAGGCAAAGACTTTTTCGACTCATTTGTAAGAGAAAGAAACCTAAGCTATGTAGCTTTTGAAGAGGATCTGGCAAAAATTCCGAAAACAGGACCTTTTATTCTGGTTTCGAATCACCCGCTGGGTGCTATAGACGGAATTCTGATGTGCAAGATCTTGTCAGAGGTACGTCCGGATTTCAAGGTAATGGGAAATTTCCTTCTGGAAAAGATCAAACCTATGGAACCGTATGTAATCTCTGTAAACCCTTTTGAAAACAGAAAAGAAGCTTACAGCAGTTCTGCGGGAATGCGTGAAACCCTCAAGCATTTACAAAACGGAGGCTGTGTAGGTATATTTCCGGCGGGAGAAGTTTCCAACAAAAATAATCCTTACGGAGAAATCTTAGATAAAGAATGGGAAAAAACGGCACTTAAGCTGATCAGAATGGCTAAAGTGCCGGTAGTTCCCATGTATTTCCATGCCAAGAACAGCCGTCTATTTTACCAGGTTGCCAAGCTGCACCCGAACTTACAAACGCTGATGCTGCCTGCTGAAATGATGAATGACAGGGAAAAGCCAATCAGAATCAGAATCGGAAGACCTATCACGGTGAAAGCAATGGATGACATGGAAACGATTGAAGAACTGGGAGAGTTTCTGAAACGTAAGGTTTACATGATGAAATCTTATTATGAAAAAAGAAAATCCCTGGCCCAAAGCATCAATCTTCAGAATCTTTCTGTAAAATTTCCTTTGCTGAAAGAGGAAAATATCGTTCAGAACATTATTGATGAAACTCCGATTGAGGACATTATCAAAGA
It encodes the following:
- the fbp gene encoding class 1 fructose-bisphosphatase, giving the protein MSNQPLQTLGEFLIDKQDDFQYSTGEFSRLLSAIRLASKVVNREVNKAGIVDITGAAGNQNIQGEEQQKLDVIANEIFITALSQREVVCGIASEENDDFIDIKCGENGHLSKYVVLIDPLDGSSNIDVNVSVGTIFSIYRRVTEPGTPVKLEDFLQKGINQIAAGYVIYGSSTMIVYTTGNGVNGFTLDPSLGTYYLSHPNMTFPKTGKIYSINEGNYIKFPQGVKNYLKYCQMEEGDRPYTSRYIGSLVADFHRNMLKGGIYIYPSYSQAPNGKLRLLYECNPMAFLAEQAGGKATDGFRRILEVEPTELHQRIPFFCGSVDMVEKAEEFMRIDSVK
- a CDS encoding aspartate kinase, yielding MKIFKFGGASVKDAESVKNVSMVLKSQGFAKCLLVISAMGKTTNELEKVVELYFKKDNYQAEIEKIKRKHIEIAEGLFPENHAVFAEINLFFDDIDSFLRRNKSPNYDFVYDQVVSCGEMISTKIVSEYLNEIQFTNQWLDARDYIKTDNSYREGTVDWTRTEEFIKNLNPEICYVTQGFIGSDDNNFTVTLGREGSDYSAAIFAYCLNAEAMTIWKDVPGVMTGDPRKFEDVSLLSNISYEEAIEMAYYGASVIHPKTLQPLQQKNIPFYVKSFVDPTKEGTKVGASDKNQHEESYILKENQALLKISTRDFSFIAEDHMSLIFGYLSKYKIKVSLMQNSAISLALCLEDKFNQLEELNEELQKIFKTEAIKNVSLFTVRNAKMDHIDRFYQEKNVLLEQISKNTLQMVTQ
- a CDS encoding lysophospholipid acyltransferase family protein, with the translated sequence MSLISKNDLIKASGLSKIGFLKNPVASAVMSIAKINEVNKLYDKLKDKEGKDFFDSFVRERNLSYVAFEEDLAKIPKTGPFILVSNHPLGAIDGILMCKILSEVRPDFKVMGNFLLEKIKPMEPYVISVNPFENRKEAYSSSAGMRETLKHLQNGGCVGIFPAGEVSNKNNPYGEILDKEWEKTALKLIRMAKVPVVPMYFHAKNSRLFYQVAKLHPNLQTLMLPAEMMNDREKPIRIRIGRPITVKAMDDMETIEELGEFLKRKVYMMKSYYEKRKSLAQSINLQNLSVKFPLLKEENIVQNIIDETPIEDIIKDVDKLRGTDKMLFSNGNYEIYFTTYEEIPSIMREIGRQRELTFRAVGEGSNLPFDLDEYDKHYHHLFLWDNGEKKLAGAYRMALGREVMKKYGIKGFYTSSLFEFEQDIHPFFKKVIEMGRAYICQEYQQKPLPLFLLWRGIVHVCLRNPDHKFLMGGVSISNKFSEFSKSLMIEFMRSNYFDSAVAQYITPRNEYKVKLRDRDKNIFFEEMESDLNKLDKIIDDLEPELRLPVLIKKYIKQNAKVIAFNVDPNFNDAIDGLMYIRISDLPENTIKPVLEEMSDQIRKEQENNPSDNQ